The genomic segment GCGGGTCAAGACTTCCGCTCTTGAAATGGTAGAGCAGCGTCAGCTTTTTTACCGCTTTGCCTTCCGCAGCACCCGCTGCGCTTTGCCCCGTATTCCCCGCCTCCGATAATGAATTTGCAGATTTTCCACAGCCTGCAATGACTATAGACAGGATGAGCAGCAGGATGGTGAAAAATAATCGTTTATTCGCTTTATTCCCCTTCAACAATCGCATAACCAAACTCCCTCTCCCTTTCGGGTATGTATCTCCCGCTAAATATATGTAATCATTACGATTAGACTCCAAATAAAAAAACGAGCTGAACACCCGTCTTTTTATTCGTAATATTTACTATCAGGAATGATACCACGGCCCTCTTTGACGTGTCAATCGATTGTCATTAACTTTTTTAATGGCAAAATTAAAAGCTGCTATGCATAATTGCATAGCAGCTTCGCTACAGCTATTCATCAAGTCCAGAGTTAGGGTTATGTGTCCTTGGCTTCAAAGCCCCGGATTCACACTCTGGTTTACGGGATATTTTACGGAATATATTGCTGAACAATTTTTACAATTTGCCCATCTTTAATCGTAATGTGATAAGGGAAATTGTTGAGCTGGAATGGATCGTCGGAATTCATAATCGAGACGAATTTGTCAACGGTGATCGGCTCATTCCATTGAATGTCTGCTTCTGCAGCATTGCCCGTACGATTGTAAATTTGCATAAATACTTCAGCATCTGCTGCAATCGGCAGGTCGTGAAGCTGAGGATCGTCATTGACAATGTAGTAGCCGTCCGGTGCATCCGTCATTTCAGCATCTTGTTCATGCTGGCGGAACTGAACGCTCGCCGCCTCTCCTTCGTACCACTGAATTTCATCATATGTAGCGACATAGGCGTTATTTTGTTTGATTATATGATCCATATAGACGGTCGTCTGATTAATCGGGCTGGTGGATGCATTGCCTTTGCCGTTGTCTACGGCCAAACTAAGTGTTAATAAACAAGCGATGGCGAGTGCTGCGCTGAGAATAGCTTTTTTCATTTTGTACCGCTCCCTTACTCGTTTCTATGCTTATAACTATACAACGTAAATGTGGCAGAAAGTGTTGCAAAAAAGAAACAAAATTTTTTCTTTAAATATAAGCATGTATAAGTTTCATACTTATAATCGGCTTATATTTCAACGCGAAACGGTAGCTTTGCCGCCAGAGGACGGCGATAGCCGTTTACGCTTGCCCCTTTTTGACGATTGGCGTAAATTGCTGTAGGGTTCGTCCCATCGCAGAGTCATCAATTAGGGTGCGTAGCCGCTTGCTGCGCGTCTCCTCTTTCTTAGCGCTGATCACCCACCATAGGGCCGATTTCTGATACGTTGCACGCTGCTTCTGAAAATAGCTCCATGCCGCTTCCTGCTCTCTAAAAGCTGCTTCTTCCGCTGGCGCCAAAGCAATATGCTCCGGCTTCTGCTCATATGCATACACAGCAGATTTCGCTTCCTTGCGCCGTTCATACGCGGCAAGCCCTGCCGGATGCATGAGGCCGCCTGCAGTTAGCTCCGGCACACGCTGCATATTAACGGCACTCCAGATGCTGCCTTTTTTCCGCGGTGTAAAGCGGATTTTGTAACTCTCCTCATCTATGCTTTTGCGAATTCCGTCGATCCAGCCAAAGCACAGCGCCTCGTCTACTGACTCTGGCCAGCTCATCGATCGTTTCCCGCTGCTCTTTTTACGAAAACCGACCCAAAGCATCGTCTCCTGCTCATGATTTTGCTCCAGCCAGCTGCGCCATTCCGCAGGCGATTCAAAAAATATTATCGTTTCATCCATCTTAAGGCCTCCTCCTTTGAAATAAACGAAAGAAATGATACGCACTCTTGTTCCCTTGGACTGTTTCTTGTATAATAACATAGCGAACATACGTTTGAATACATAGCTGGATAATAGCCAGGCATTAGGAGGAACAATGAAAGGCACGACACATCTTACGATTGGCATGGCTATTGGAGCCGGTGCGGCAGCTTATTATTCCTTCACCCCTGCGAATGCGGCTGCTTATGTAGCCGTTGCCGCGATCTCCGCGTTAAGCGCGGATCTTGACGGCCCTAGTATTTTGAGCAGCAAGCTTGGCAAAGTGTCCAAGCTCATTCATGATTTGCTTATTTGGGGCGGCGTTATTATGATTGCGATTGTCAGCTATTTGTATGTGGTGAATCATACGGTAGGGTGGAAGCTGCTTGTTGCTTCCGTTGGCGTTGTGCTGCTAGGGCTTGTCGCGAAGCGCGGCGTCATCCGCAATGCACTTGTGAGCGCTATCGGCGGGGCCTTTGTATACGGCGGCTTCTGGTTCGGCATGAACTGGCTTATCGGCCTTGGCGCTTTCGTCGCCTTGGCGCCTTGGCTCAAGCATCGCGGAATGACCCATACGGTATGGGCTACCGCAGCATGGGGCGCAATCGCCTGGGGACTGGAGCAGCAGCTTCATCTTGAGGGCATTATGCGAGTTGCAGTCATTGGATATT from the Paenibacillus sp. BIHB 4019 genome contains:
- a CDS encoding YdeI/OmpD-associated family protein; translation: MDETIIFFESPAEWRSWLEQNHEQETMLWVGFRKKSSGKRSMSWPESVDEALCFGWIDGIRKSIDEESYKIRFTPRKKGSIWSAVNMQRVPELTAGGLMHPAGLAAYERRKEAKSAVYAYEQKPEHIALAPAEEAAFREQEAAWSYFQKQRATYQKSALWWVISAKKEETRSKRLRTLIDDSAMGRTLQQFTPIVKKGQA
- a CDS encoding metal-dependent hydrolase codes for the protein MKGTTHLTIGMAIGAGAAAYYSFTPANAAAYVAVAAISALSADLDGPSILSSKLGKVSKLIHDLLIWGGVIMIAIVSYLYVVNHTVGWKLLVASVGVVLLGLVAKRGVIRNALVSAIGGAFVYGGFWFGMNWLIGLGAFVALAPWLKHRGMTHTVWATAAWGAIAWGLEQQLHLEGIMRVAVIGYLSHLFADTLTPSGVKWLYPLYKKPFKLSIF